The following proteins are co-located in the Pomacea canaliculata isolate SZHN2017 linkage group LG8, ASM307304v1, whole genome shotgun sequence genome:
- the LOC112569753 gene encoding cytochrome P450 3A29-like isoform X1 translates to MDVLGLVDVPVWLMLLIILVLTLYVYTTWNHGLFTSLGIPGPKPLPFFGNAREFEKKGFLYALTEWRKQFGQVYGIFYVSKPMVVISDLDILKEILVKDFNNFADRFFIAKLRPPIADKGLFFTGGSTWKRLRRLMTPTFTSGKLKNMSHLIDRCANILKDNIQELTRRQEVIDIKDVFGAFTMDVVAGTAFGLETNSQTQPAEPFVQSCQYMFRKMTGNSGRLLTIVAMFPFLTPLIRTLGKGISTGEEADFLVHSVYRMVDERRQVIGDEKRTDLLQLLVNAEDTGLEVGQKRMTREEVAAQGVIILIAGYETTATTLQYLTYNLAKNQDVQQRVYEEMRDELGDEDPTYDNVGRLKYLDNVIHETLRLFPPVALIHRQALHSRTIKGVTIPAGVGVYIPIYSIMHDPDYFDDPEKFWPERFSEAESSKLPSILSELAFGYGPRQCIGMRLALLEIKFAAVRILRHFRFLPCEEDTPDKIEFVTAGLTSPKKPIKLRTELRV, encoded by the exons ATGGACGTACTGGGGCTCGTGGATGTTCCTGTGTGGCTGATGTTGCTCATCATACTAGTGCTGACACTCTATGT GTACACGACATGGAACCATGGATTGTTTACGAGTCTGGGAATACCTGGCCCCAAACCTCTACCCTTCTTCGGAAATGCAAGGGAGTTTGAGAAAAAG gGTTTTCTTTATGCACTAACAGAATGGAGAAAACAATTTGGTCAAGTGTATGG AATCTTTTACGTATCTAAGCCCATGGTTGTCATCAGTGATCTTGACATACTGAAAGAAATACTGGTCAAGGACTTCAACAATTTTGCCGACAGATTC TTTATTGCTAAACTCCGCCCACCTATAGCAGACAAAGGACTATTTTTCACCGGAGGTTCAACGTGGAAGCGTCTTCGTAGGCTGATGACACCTACGTTTACTTCCGGCAAGTTGAAGAAt ATGAGTCACCTAATAGACCGATGTGCTAACATTCTGAAGGACAATATCCAAGAATTAACGAGGCGCCAAGAAGTCATTGACATCAAGGA TGTCTTTGGCGCCTTCACCATGGACGTGGTTGCGGGGACGGCATTCGGACTGGAGACCAACTCCCAGACACAACCGGCAGAGCCCTTCGTCCAGAGTTGTCAGTACATGTTCCGTAAAATGACAGGAAACAGCGGAAGACTGCTCACAATCGTAG CGATGTTTCCATTCCTGACTCCACTCATAAGGACACTGGGCAAAGGCATTTCCACTGGCGAAGAGGCTGACTTTCTTGTCCATTCCGTGTACAGGATGGTCGACGAAAGACGACAAGTGATAGGCGATGAAAAG CGCACAGACTTGCTACAGCTGCTAGTCAATGCCGAGGACACTGGGTTGGAGGTAGGTCAGAAAC GTATGACGAGGGAGGAGGTTGCTGCTCAAGGTGTTATCATCCTGATCGCCGGGTACGAGACAACGGCCACCACCCTGCAGTACCTGACCTACAACCTGGCCAAGAACCAGGACGTTCAGCAGCGAGTATACGAGGAGATGAGAGACGAGCTGGGCGAT GAGGACCCCACCTACGACAACGTGGGCAGACTGAAGTACCTGGACAACGTCATCCACGAGACACTCCGGCTCTTCCCACCTGTGGCATT GATCCACAGACAAGCTTTGCATTCAAGAACCATCAAAGGGGTGACCATTCCTGCTGGTGTCGGTGTGTATATCCCCATCTACAGCATCATGCACGACCCAGACTACTTCGACGACCCGGAGAAATTCTGGCCTGAAAG GTTTAGCGAGGCGGAAAGCTCCAAGCTACCCAGCATCCTCTCGGAGCTGGCCTTTGGCTACGGTCCACGTCAGTGTATCGGCATGCGTCTGGCGCTTCTGGAAATCAAGTTCGCTGCCGTGCGCATcctgcgtcacttccggtttCTTCCGTGTGAAGAAGACACGCCG GACAAGATCGAGTTTGTGACAGCTGGACTCACTTCACCCAAGAAACCTATCAAGCTGAGAACCGAACTCCGTGTGTGA
- the LOC112569753 gene encoding cytochrome P450 3A29-like isoform X2: protein MDVLGLVDVPVWLMLLIILVLTLYVYTTWNHGLFTSLGIPGPKPLPFFGNAREFEKKGFLYALTEWRKQFGQVYGIFYVSKPMVVISDLDILKEILVKDFNNFADRFFIAKLRPPIADKGLFFTGGSTWKRLRRLMTPTFTSGKLKNMSHLIDRCANILKDNIQELTRRQEVIDIKDVFGAFTMDVVAGTAFGLETNSQTQPAEPFVQSCQYMFRKMTGNSGRLLTIVAMFPFLTPLIRTLGKGISTGEEADFLVHSVYRMVDERRQVIGDEKRTDLLQLLVNAEDTGLEVGQKRMTREEVAAQGVIILIAGYETTATTLQYLTYNLAKNQDVQQRVYEEMRDELGDEDPTYDNVGRLKYLDNVIHETLRLFPPVALIHRQALHSRTIKGVTIPAGVGVYIPIYSIMHDPDYFDDPEKFWPERFSEAESSKLPSILSELAFGYGPRQCIGMRLALLEIKFAAVRILRHFRFLPCEEDTPDKIEFVTAGLTSPKKPIKLRTELRV, encoded by the exons GTACACGACATGGAACCATGGATTGTTTACGAGTCTGGGAATACCTGGCCCCAAACCTCTACCCTTCTTCGGAAATGCAAGGGAGTTTGAGAAAAAG gGTTTTCTTTATGCACTAACAGAATGGAGAAAACAATTTGGTCAAGTGTATGG AATCTTTTACGTATCTAAGCCCATGGTTGTCATCAGTGATCTTGACATACTGAAAGAAATACTGGTCAAGGACTTCAACAATTTTGCCGACAGATTC TTTATTGCTAAACTCCGCCCACCTATAGCAGACAAAGGACTATTTTTCACCGGAGGTTCAACGTGGAAGCGTCTTCGTAGGCTGATGACACCTACGTTTACTTCCGGCAAGTTGAAGAAt ATGAGTCACCTAATAGACCGATGTGCTAACATTCTGAAGGACAATATCCAAGAATTAACGAGGCGCCAAGAAGTCATTGACATCAAGGA TGTCTTTGGCGCCTTCACCATGGACGTGGTTGCGGGGACGGCATTCGGACTGGAGACCAACTCCCAGACACAACCGGCAGAGCCCTTCGTCCAGAGTTGTCAGTACATGTTCCGTAAAATGACAGGAAACAGCGGAAGACTGCTCACAATCGTAG CGATGTTTCCATTCCTGACTCCACTCATAAGGACACTGGGCAAAGGCATTTCCACTGGCGAAGAGGCTGACTTTCTTGTCCATTCCGTGTACAGGATGGTCGACGAAAGACGACAAGTGATAGGCGATGAAAAG CGCACAGACTTGCTACAGCTGCTAGTCAATGCCGAGGACACTGGGTTGGAGGTAGGTCAGAAAC GTATGACGAGGGAGGAGGTTGCTGCTCAAGGTGTTATCATCCTGATCGCCGGGTACGAGACAACGGCCACCACCCTGCAGTACCTGACCTACAACCTGGCCAAGAACCAGGACGTTCAGCAGCGAGTATACGAGGAGATGAGAGACGAGCTGGGCGAT GAGGACCCCACCTACGACAACGTGGGCAGACTGAAGTACCTGGACAACGTCATCCACGAGACACTCCGGCTCTTCCCACCTGTGGCATT GATCCACAGACAAGCTTTGCATTCAAGAACCATCAAAGGGGTGACCATTCCTGCTGGTGTCGGTGTGTATATCCCCATCTACAGCATCATGCACGACCCAGACTACTTCGACGACCCGGAGAAATTCTGGCCTGAAAG GTTTAGCGAGGCGGAAAGCTCCAAGCTACCCAGCATCCTCTCGGAGCTGGCCTTTGGCTACGGTCCACGTCAGTGTATCGGCATGCGTCTGGCGCTTCTGGAAATCAAGTTCGCTGCCGTGCGCATcctgcgtcacttccggtttCTTCCGTGTGAAGAAGACACGCCG GACAAGATCGAGTTTGTGACAGCTGGACTCACTTCACCCAAGAAACCTATCAAGCTGAGAACCGAACTCCGTGTGTGA
- the LOC112569752 gene encoding cytochrome P450 3A6-like isoform X2, with translation MEITCAMDWLLPASLFLLVVLLVYMYGTWTFSTFTRCDIPGPTPVPFLGNLIEIRKKNIFNALVDWSRQYGKTFGCFFMRAPLLLTTDLDIVKEVFVKDFSNFTDHGNVIARPTLYPASVSVAGAKGDTWRRLRHIMTPTFSTGKLKLMNPSVNRCCDSLSQALQRHTEKRQLVDVKRVFGAYTADVIAGTEFSLETDFQTNENDVFMQAAISLMRKATSMTLLSLIITLFPCIERPLRFFQISDAREDAKIVIRVINNLIEERKQSGQNEHVDLLQLLLDSEASEADIAAKPQDRQMTKDEIIAQCITIFLAGYETTAATLQYMIYLLAVNPDKQEKLYDEIITTIGDDTATYENVMSLKYLDNTLKETLRCFPPIPFVTRIAAETRTIKDVTIRAGTSVGVSICSIMQDDQIFPEPSKFLPERFDNEDMPTLIRELAFGMGPRQCIGMRLALYEAKMAAVTIVRRFKFIKVPETPEMITFSTSARFSSPDKLIFVGTELRNSQ, from the exons ATGGAGATCACCTGTGCCATGGACTGGCTTCTGCCTGCCTCTTTATTCTTGCTGGTTGTCCTGCTCGTGTACAT GTATGGCACGTGGACGTTTTCAACATTTACCAGGTGTGACATACCAGGACCAACCCCGGTCCCGTTCCTCGGAAACCTGATTGAGATTCGGAAGAAG AACATCTTCAACGCTCTGGTCGACTGGAGTAGACAATATGGAAAAACTTTCGG ATGCTTCTTCATGAGGGCGCCATTGCTTCTGACCACTGACTTGGATATCGTGAAGGAAGTCTTTGTGAAAGATTTTTCCAACTTCACAGATCAC GGCAACGTCATCGCACGTCCAACTCTCTACCCGGCCAGCGTGTCTGTGGCTGGGGCCAAGGGCGACACGTGGCGGCGGCTACGTCACATTATGACGCCGACGTTCAGCACTGGCAAACTGAAGCTG ATGAATCCTTCTGTCAACCGTTGCTGTGACAGCCTATCTCAGGCCttacagagacacacagaaaaGCGACAACTTGTAGACGTCAAGAG AGTATTTGGAGCATACACCGCAGACGTCATCGCTGGAACAGAGTTCAGTCTGGAGACCGACTTCCAGACAAACGAGAATGATGTTTTTATGCAGGCAGCCATCAGTCTCATGAGAAAAGCAACCAGCATGACCTTACTTTCTTTAATTATTA CACTTTTTCCATGTATTGAGCGACCCTTGAGATTCTTCCAAATTTCTGATGCACGGGAAGATGCCAAAATTGTCATACGTGTAATTAACAACCTCATAGAGGAAAGGAAACAAAGTGGACAAAAT GAACATGTAGACCTTCTTCAGCTCTTGCTGGACTCAGAAGCTTCAGAAGCCGACATTGCCGCCAAGCCCCAAGACAGAC AAATGACAAAAGATGAAATCATCGCACAATGTATTACCATCTTTCTGGCTGGCTACGAAACCACGGCGGCGACCTTACAGTACATGATCTACTTACTGGCCGTCAACCCTGACAAGCAGGAGAAACTCTACGACGAGATCATCACAACTATTGGCGAT GATACAGCTACCTATGAGAATGTGATGAGCCTCAAATATCTGGACAACACTCTTAAAGAAACGCTGCGATGCTTTCCACCGATCCCATT CGTAACTCGCATTGCAGCCGAGACGAGAACAATTAAAGATGTCACAATCCGAGCTGGAACGTCTGTCGGTGTTTCCATCTGCTCCATCATGCAAGACGACCAGATCTTCCCTGAGCCCAGCAAGTTCCTTCCGGAGAG GTTTGACAACGAGGACATGCCAACCCTGATACGCGAGTTGGCCTTCGGGATGGGTCCTCGTCAGTGTATCGGCATGAGACTGGCGCTGTACGAGGCCAAGATGGCCGCCGTCACCATTGTCCGACGGTTCAAGTTTATTAAGGTGCCGGAGACCCCT gaaATGATCACGTTCAGTACCTCAGCAAGGTTTTCCTCCCCTGATAAACTAATCTTCGTGGGGACTGAACTACGCAACAGTCAGTGA
- the LOC112569760 gene encoding probable cytochrome P450 6a18 translates to MTKDEIIAQCITIFLAGYETTAATLQYMVYLLAVNPDKQEKLYNEIITTIGDDTATYENVMSLKYLDNTLKETLRCFPPIPFVTRIAAETRTIKDVTIRAGTSVGVSIGSIMQDDEIFPEPSKFLPERFDNEDMPTLVRELAFGAGPRQCIGMRLAQYEAKMAAVTIIRRFRFIKVPETPEMITFSTSARFSSPDKLIFVGTELRNSQ, encoded by the exons ATGACAAAAGATGAAATCATCGCACAATGTATTACCATCTTTCTGGCTGGCTACGAAACCACGGCGGCGACCTTACAGTACATGGTCTACTTACTGGCCGTCAACCCTGACAAGCAGGAGAAACTCTACAACGAGATCATCACAACTATTGGCGAT GATACAGCTACCTATGAGAATGTGATGAGCCTCAAATATCTGGACAACACTCTTAAAGAAACGCTGCGATGCTTTCCACCGATCCCATT CGTAACTCGCATTGCAGCCGAGACGAGAACAATTAAAGATGTCACAATCCGAGCTGGAACGTCTGTCGGTGTTTCCATCGGCTCCATCATGCAAGACGACGAGATCTTCCCTGAGCCCAGCAAGTTCCTTCCGGAGAG GTTTGACAACGAGGACATGCCAACCCTGGTACGCGAGTTGGCCTTCGGGGCGGGTCCTCGTCAGTGTATCGGCATGAGACTGGCGCAGTACGAGGCCAAGATGGCCGCCGTCACCATCATCCGACGGTTCCGGTTCATTAAAGTGCCGGAGACCCCT gaaATGATCACGTTCAGTACCTCAGCAAGGTTTTCCTCCCCTGATAAACTAATCTTCGTGGGGACTGAACTGCGCAACAGTCAGTGA
- the LOC112569752 gene encoding cytochrome P450 3A6-like isoform X1: MEISCAMDWLLPASLFLLVVLLVYMYGTWTFSTFTRCDIPGPTPVPFLGNLIEIRKKNIFNALLDWSRQYGKTFGCFFMRAPVLLTTDLDILKEVFVKDFSNFTDRGDVIARPSLYPANLSVAGAKGDTWRRLRHTMTPTFSTGKLKLMNPSVNRCCDSLSQALQRHTEKRQLVDVKRVFGAYTTDVIAGTAFSLETDFQTNENDVFMQAAINLMRKATSMTLLSLIITFFPCIERPLRFFQISDAREDAKLVIRVINNLIEERKQSGQNEHVDLLQLLLDSEASEADIAAKPQDRQMTKDEIIAQCITIFLAGYETTAATLQYMIYLLAVNPDKQEKLYDEIITTIGDDTATYENVMSLKYLDNTLKETLRCFPPIPFVTRIAAETRTIKDVTIRAGTSVGVSICSIMQDDQIFPEPSKFLPERFDNEDMPTLIRELAFGMGPRQCIGMRLALYEAKMAAVTIVRRFKFIKVPETPEMITFSTSARFSSPDKLIFVGTELRNSQ; this comes from the exons ATGGAGATCAGCTGTGCGATGGACTGGCTTTTGCCTGCCTCTTTATTCTTGCTGGTTGTCCTGCTCGTGTACAT GTATGGCACGTGGACGTTTTCAACATTTACCAGGTGTGACATACCAGGACCAACCCCGGTCCCGTTCCTCGGAAACCTGATTGAGATTCGGAAGAAG AACATCTTCAACGCTCTGCTCGACTGGAGTAGACAATATGGAAAAACTTTCGG ATGCTTCTTCATGAGGGCGCCAGTGCTGCTGACCACTGACTTGGATATCCTGAAGGAAGTCTTTGTGAAAGATTTTTCCAACTTCACAGATCGC GGCGACGTCATCGCACGTCCATCTCTCTACCCGGCCAACCTGTCTGTGGCTGGGGCCAAGGGCGACACATGGCGGCGGCTACGTCACACTATGACGCCGACGTTCAGCACTGGCAAGCTGAAGCTG ATGAATCCTTCTGTCAACCGTTGCTGTGACAGCCTATCTCAGGCCttacagagacacacagaaaaGCGACAACTTGTGGACGTCAAGAG AGTATTTGGAGCATACACCACAGACGTCATCGCTGGAACAGCGTTCAGTCTGGAGACCGACTTCCAGACAAACGAGAATGATGTTTTTATGCAGGCAGCCATCAATCTCATGAGAAAAGCAACCAGCATGACCTTACTTTCTTTAATTATTA CATTTTTTCCATGTATTGAGCGACCCTTGAGATTCTTCCAAATTTCTGATGCACGGGAAGATGCCAAACTTGTCATACGTGTAATTAACAACCTCATAGAGGAAAGGAAACAGAGTGGACAAAAT GAACATGTAGACCTTCTTCAGCTCTTGCTGGACTCAGAAGCTTCAGAAGCCGACATTGCCGCCAAGCCCCAAGACAGAC AAATGACAAAAGATGAAATCATCGCACAATGTATTACCATCTTTCTGGCTGGCTACGAAACCACGGCGGCGACCTTACAGTACATGATCTACTTACTGGCCGTCAACCCTGACAAGCAGGAGAAACTCTACGACGAGATCATCACAACTATTGGCGAT GATACAGCTACCTATGAGAATGTGATGAGCCTCAAATATCTGGACAACACTCTTAAAGAAACGCTGCGATGCTTTCCACCGATCCCATT CGTAACTCGCATTGCAGCCGAGACGAGAACAATTAAAGATGTCACAATCCGAGCTGGAACGTCTGTCGGTGTTTCCATCTGCTCCATCATGCAAGACGACCAGATCTTCCCTGAGCCCAGCAAGTTCCTTCCGGAGAG GTTTGACAACGAGGACATGCCAACCCTGATACGCGAGTTGGCCTTCGGGATGGGTCCTCGTCAGTGTATCGGCATGAGACTGGCGCTGTACGAGGCCAAGATGGCCGCCGTCACCATTGTCCGACGGTTCAAGTTTATTAAGGTGCCGGAGACCCCT gaaATGATCACGTTCAGTACCTCAGCAAGGTTTTCCTCCCCTGATAAACTAATCTTCGTGGGGACTGAACTACGCAACAGTCAGTGA